A DNA window from Arachis duranensis cultivar V14167 chromosome 3, aradu.V14167.gnm2.J7QH, whole genome shotgun sequence contains the following coding sequences:
- the LOC107477974 gene encoding putative cell wall protein — translation MAHKASSYFIALILISNILLFSVSARTIAVNPNNDDKKFLFKSHGGVHIPGFGPVRFPPLGTIPNNPFTRGIGGGGAGAGAGPTGRSYVPGGDDTFVPNPGFEVPVPGGSGGRIPGSVHP, via the coding sequence ATGGCTCACAAAGCTTCCTCTTATTTCATTGCACTTATTCTCATATCCAACATCCTTCTTTTCTCTGTTTCTGCACGCACCATTGCTGTGAATCCCAACAATGATGACAAGAAATTCTTGTTCAAGTCTCATGGAGGAGTGCACATTCCTGGCTTTGGACCAGTGAGATTTCCACCTCTTGGGACCATACCAAATAATCCATTCACCCGGGGCATTGGAGGTGGCGGAGCCGGCGCAGGAGCAGGACCAACTGGCCGCAGTTATGTTCCCGGTGGCGATGACACCTTTGTACCAAACCCCGGATTCGAGGTTCCGGTTCCTGGTGGCAGTGGTGGCAGAATTCCAGGCTCAGTTCATCCATGA